A single genomic interval of Bacillus sp. es.036 harbors:
- a CDS encoding spore maturation protein, whose amino-acid sequence MSIWIIPLMIGFILAYGTWKRVPTYETFVEGGKEGLSIAVSIVPYLVGMMVAISVFRASGAMAFLSSLLKVPLEAIGVPTEIVPLALVRPISGTGALAMTTDIISTYGPDSFIGRLASTMQGSTDTTLYVITVYFGAIGIKRMGNALKVGLLADLVGIAAAILFVTLVFG is encoded by the coding sequence ATGTCGATTTGGATCATCCCTCTGATGATTGGGTTTATATTAGCGTATGGAACTTGGAAAAGAGTACCTACCTATGAAACGTTTGTAGAAGGTGGGAAAGAAGGACTTTCTATCGCTGTCTCGATCGTCCCTTATCTTGTTGGTATGATGGTTGCCATTTCAGTGTTTCGAGCTTCAGGAGCTATGGCTTTTCTAAGTAGTTTGTTAAAAGTTCCTTTAGAAGCAATTGGAGTGCCAACAGAAATAGTGCCGTTAGCGCTTGTACGTCCAATATCTGGGACAGGTGCGCTTGCGATGACAACGGATATTATTAGCACTTATGGGCCAGATTCGTTCATAGGAAGATTAGCTTCTACAATGCAGGGTAGTACCGATACAACCCTCTATGTCATTACGGTCTATTTTGGAGCGATCGGGATTAAGCGCATGGGGAATGCCCTAAAGGTAGGCTTACTAGCAGATCTTGTCGGAATTGCCGCAGCGATTTTGTTTGTTACTCTCGTCTTTGGGTAA
- the resA gene encoding thiol-disulfide oxidoreductase ResA: protein MKKKNRLIVRTVILAIVFIAVGYTFYTNFFANESGIVQAGDQAPNFILTDLEGNEVELEDYRGKGVFLNFWATYCEPCKDEMPAMDKKYKEYKEKGVEILAVNVSEPKLTAESFADRYNLSFPVLLDKSNDVTNHYGVGPIPVTFLIDKDGKVIQKTEASLSEEVIDRYMKRIQP, encoded by the coding sequence ATGAAAAAGAAAAACCGGCTGATCGTGCGGACTGTTATATTGGCTATCGTCTTTATAGCAGTCGGCTATACGTTCTATACAAACTTTTTTGCAAATGAAAGCGGAATCGTACAGGCCGGAGATCAAGCACCTAACTTTATATTAACTGATTTAGAAGGAAATGAAGTTGAGCTTGAGGACTACAGAGGAAAAGGGGTCTTTCTGAATTTCTGGGCAACTTATTGTGAGCCTTGTAAAGATGAAATGCCTGCTATGGACAAGAAGTATAAAGAATACAAGGAAAAAGGTGTCGAAATATTAGCAGTGAATGTTTCAGAGCCTAAATTAACAGCAGAAAGCTTTGCTGATCGGTATAATCTTAGTTTTCCAGTATTGCTTGATAAAAGCAATGATGTAACAAATCACTATGGAGTGGGCCCAATTCCAGTTACCTTTTTAATTGATAAGGATGGAAAGGTTATTCAAAAAACGGAAGCTAGTCTTTCAGAGGAAGTTATTGATCGTTATATGAAGCGAATCCAACCGTAA
- a CDS encoding pseudouridine synthase — protein MERLQKVIAQAGVTSRRKAETLIEEGRVKVNGKVVTELGTKVSERCKIEVNGIQVEREEPVYFLFYKPTGVISTIDDDKGRKAVTDYFHEIEERIFPVGRLDYDTSGALLLTNDGDFANKLMHPSYHVDKVYVAKVKGLMNKETIQKLERGVQLEDGKTAKARARILSVDKQKEKSIVELTIHEGKNRQVRRMFETLGYPVQKLKRERYGFLELTGMNPGDYRELKPYEVKQLRNQAVTQNSKKR, from the coding sequence ATGGAACGTTTGCAAAAAGTAATTGCTCAGGCTGGTGTAACTTCCAGACGAAAAGCAGAAACATTGATTGAAGAAGGTAGAGTGAAAGTAAACGGCAAAGTCGTTACTGAACTCGGGACAAAGGTATCTGAACGCTGTAAAATCGAAGTGAACGGGATTCAGGTAGAACGCGAAGAACCTGTTTATTTTTTGTTTTATAAACCAACAGGCGTCATATCAACAATAGATGATGATAAAGGAAGAAAAGCGGTTACCGATTATTTTCATGAAATCGAAGAACGTATTTTTCCTGTTGGAAGACTTGATTACGACACGTCAGGTGCTTTACTCCTAACAAATGATGGGGATTTTGCGAATAAGCTTATGCACCCAAGCTATCACGTAGACAAAGTGTATGTGGCAAAAGTGAAAGGCTTAATGAATAAAGAAACCATTCAAAAGCTTGAGAGAGGCGTACAGCTAGAAGATGGCAAAACCGCTAAAGCACGCGCAAGAATATTATCAGTCGATAAGCAAAAAGAAAAGTCGATTGTAGAATTAACAATTCATGAAGGAAAAAACCGTCAAGTCCGTCGTATGTTCGAAACTTTGGGTTATCCTGTCCAAAAGTTAAAAAGAGAACGTTACGGATTTTTGGAACTAACTGGAATGAATCCTGGAGATTATCGTGAACTAAAACCTTATGAAGTAAAACAGCTGCGAAACCAAGCTGTCACACAAAATTCAAAAAAACGATAA